A genomic stretch from Falco naumanni isolate bFalNau1 chromosome 6, bFalNau1.pat, whole genome shotgun sequence includes:
- the COQ3 gene encoding ubiquinone biosynthesis O-methyltransferase, mitochondrial isoform X1, whose translation MWGGGGGGAARAFTRALGRWRAAAVPPGVAGGDHAALSIQTGLRGTLQDYCYEIQLKSSSTLPEMKSSMLTVKRLFCTSHSSVDSKEMKKFQHLAHKWWDEEGEYSALHSMNDIRVPFIRDTLLNTSSNYDLGSPLSGVKILDVGCGGGLLSEPLGRLGASVTGIDPLEDNIRTAEQHKSFDPVLAKRIQYKFSSLEEIVEESMETFDVIVASEVVEHVADLEMFIKCCSQVLKPEGSLFITTISKTQLSYVLGIVVAEKIMGIVPEGTHEWEKFVPPEELEHLLELNGFSVKTVNGMLYNPLSGSWSWMESRSVNYALHAVKSGAQGQSSPTDALSEMGSEQRSATAGTAL comes from the exons ATgtggggcggcggcggcggcggagcggcccGCGCCTTCACCCGTGCCCTCGGGCGCTGGCGGGCGGCGGCCGTGCCGCCGGGGGTTGCGGGCG GTGACCATGCTGCTCTGTCTATTCAGACAGGCCTCAGAGGTACCCTTCAGGACTACTGCTatgaaatacagctgaaatCCAGTAGTACTCTgcctgaaatgaaaagcagcat GCTCACTGTAAAGAGACTTTTCTGCACTTCACACTCATCAGTGGAttcaaaggaaatgaaaaaattccAGCACCTCGCACATAAGTGGTGGGATGAAGAAGGAGAATACTCAGCTCTTCATTCTATGAATGATATCAGAGTGCCATTTATTAG AGATACTCTGTTGAACACTAGTAGTAATTATGATCTGGGAAGCCCACTTTCTGGAGTAAAGATTCTTGATGTTGGCTGTGGTGGTGGACTGCTAAGTGAG CCTTTAGGCAGACTGGGAGCTTCAGTTACCGGAATTGATCCTCTGGAGGACAACATTagaacagcagagcagcacaagtCATTTGATCCGGTCCTGGCCAAGAGAATACAGTACAAGTTCAGTTCGCTGGAGGAGATTGTGGAAGAGTCTATGGAAACCTTTGATGTAATTGTAGCTTCTGAAGTAGTGGAGCATGTGGCTGACCTTGAAATGTTTATCAAGTGTTGCTCTCAGGTGCTAAAG CCCGAAGGTTCTTTATTCATTACTACAATCAGTAAAACACAGTTGTCCTATGTCCTGGGAATTGTggttgcagaaaaaataatgggCATTGTACCAGAAGGAACACATGAATGGGAGAAGTTTGTTCCTCCTGAagagctggagcatctcctggaATTGA ATGGCTTTTCAGTCAAGACTGTGAATGGGATGTTGTATAATCCCCTCTCAGGGTCGTGGAGCTGGATGGAAAGCAGGAGTGTTAACTATGCATTGCACGCTGTGAAGTCTGGGGCTCAGGGACAGTCGAGCCCAACAGATGCCCTGTCAGAGATGGGAAGTGAACAGCGCTCAGCCACAGCTGGCACTGCCCTGTGA
- the COQ3 gene encoding ubiquinone biosynthesis O-methyltransferase, mitochondrial isoform X2, with protein MKSSMLTVKRLFCTSHSSVDSKEMKKFQHLAHKWWDEEGEYSALHSMNDIRVPFIRDTLLNTSSNYDLGSPLSGVKILDVGCGGGLLSEPLGRLGASVTGIDPLEDNIRTAEQHKSFDPVLAKRIQYKFSSLEEIVEESMETFDVIVASEVVEHVADLEMFIKCCSQVLKPEGSLFITTISKTQLSYVLGIVVAEKIMGIVPEGTHEWEKFVPPEELEHLLELNGFSVKTVNGMLYNPLSGSWSWMESRSVNYALHAVKSGAQGQSSPTDALSEMGSEQRSATAGTAL; from the exons atgaaaagcagcat GCTCACTGTAAAGAGACTTTTCTGCACTTCACACTCATCAGTGGAttcaaaggaaatgaaaaaattccAGCACCTCGCACATAAGTGGTGGGATGAAGAAGGAGAATACTCAGCTCTTCATTCTATGAATGATATCAGAGTGCCATTTATTAG AGATACTCTGTTGAACACTAGTAGTAATTATGATCTGGGAAGCCCACTTTCTGGAGTAAAGATTCTTGATGTTGGCTGTGGTGGTGGACTGCTAAGTGAG CCTTTAGGCAGACTGGGAGCTTCAGTTACCGGAATTGATCCTCTGGAGGACAACATTagaacagcagagcagcacaagtCATTTGATCCGGTCCTGGCCAAGAGAATACAGTACAAGTTCAGTTCGCTGGAGGAGATTGTGGAAGAGTCTATGGAAACCTTTGATGTAATTGTAGCTTCTGAAGTAGTGGAGCATGTGGCTGACCTTGAAATGTTTATCAAGTGTTGCTCTCAGGTGCTAAAG CCCGAAGGTTCTTTATTCATTACTACAATCAGTAAAACACAGTTGTCCTATGTCCTGGGAATTGTggttgcagaaaaaataatgggCATTGTACCAGAAGGAACACATGAATGGGAGAAGTTTGTTCCTCCTGAagagctggagcatctcctggaATTGA ATGGCTTTTCAGTCAAGACTGTGAATGGGATGTTGTATAATCCCCTCTCAGGGTCGTGGAGCTGGATGGAAAGCAGGAGTGTTAACTATGCATTGCACGCTGTGAAGTCTGGGGCTCAGGGACAGTCGAGCCCAACAGATGCCCTGTCAGAGATGGGAAGTGAACAGCGCTCAGCCACAGCTGGCACTGCCCTGTGA